A portion of the Cyanobium sp. PCC 7001 genome contains these proteins:
- the chlG gene encoding chlorophyll synthase ChlG, which produces MTDSPDPAVSSGSAARQLLGMKGAAGTSSIWKIRLQLMKPVTWIPLIWGVLCGAAASGQFSWTLPNVGASVACMLMSGPLLAGYTQTINDYYDREIDAINEPYRPIPSGAIPLGQVKAQIWVLLLAGLAVAYGLDRWAGHEQPVLLVLALGGSFVSFIYSAPPLKLKQNGWLGNYALGASYIALPWWAGQALFGQLTWATALLTLAYSLAGLGIAVVNDFKSVEGDRALGLQSLPVVFGIEKASWISAGMIDLFQLAMVAVLIAIGQHFAAVLLVLLIVPQITFQDIWLLRDPVAFDVKYQASAQPFLVLGMLVTALAIGHSALVA; this is translated from the coding sequence TTGACCGACAGCCCCGACCCCGCGGTGAGCAGCGGCTCGGCAGCTCGCCAGCTGCTGGGCATGAAGGGAGCCGCGGGCACGTCCAGCATCTGGAAGATTCGGCTGCAGCTGATGAAGCCGGTCACCTGGATTCCCCTGATCTGGGGGGTGCTGTGCGGCGCCGCCGCCTCGGGCCAGTTCAGCTGGACCCTTCCCAACGTGGGGGCCTCGGTCGCCTGCATGCTGATGAGCGGGCCGCTGCTGGCGGGCTACACCCAGACGATCAACGACTACTACGACCGCGAGATCGACGCGATCAACGAGCCCTACCGCCCGATCCCCTCCGGAGCGATTCCGCTGGGTCAGGTGAAGGCCCAGATCTGGGTGCTGTTGCTGGCGGGTCTGGCCGTGGCCTACGGCCTCGACCGCTGGGCCGGCCATGAACAGCCGGTGCTGCTGGTGCTGGCCCTGGGCGGCTCCTTCGTGAGCTTCATCTACTCCGCCCCACCTCTGAAGCTCAAGCAGAACGGCTGGCTGGGCAACTACGCCCTCGGGGCCAGCTACATCGCCCTGCCCTGGTGGGCGGGTCAGGCCCTGTTCGGCCAGCTCACCTGGGCCACCGCCCTGCTCACGCTGGCCTACTCCCTGGCGGGTCTGGGGATTGCGGTGGTGAACGACTTCAAGAGCGTGGAGGGCGATCGGGCCCTGGGGTTGCAGAGCCTGCCGGTGGTGTTCGGCATCGAGAAGGCCAGCTGGATCAGCGCCGGCATGATCGACCTGTTCCAGCTGGCGATGGTTGCGGTGCTGATCGCCATCGGGCAGCATTTCGCTGCCGTGCTGCTGGTGCTGCTGATCGTGCCCCAGATCACCTTCCAGGACATCTGGCTGCTGCGCGATCCGGTGGCGTTCGATGTGAAGTACCAGGCCAGCGCCCAGCCCTTCCTCGTGCTCGGCATGCTGGTGACGGCCCTGGCGATCGGCCACAGCGCCCTGGTGGCGTGA
- a CDS encoding MGMT family protein, with protein sequence MTESFDARVYAKVAGIPYGRLATYGHIAEAIGAYGCARQVGWALRRLPLPSAVPWHRVVNARGQISFTPSREGSDWMQRQLLLAEGIPVDAEGKLPLGRYLWVPPLDPPPLG encoded by the coding sequence ATGACCGAATCGTTTGATGCCCGGGTGTACGCCAAGGTGGCCGGGATTCCGTACGGCCGCCTCGCCACCTACGGCCACATCGCCGAGGCGATCGGCGCCTACGGCTGCGCCCGCCAGGTGGGCTGGGCCCTGCGCCGCCTTCCCCTGCCCTCGGCGGTGCCCTGGCACCGGGTGGTGAACGCCCGCGGCCAGATCAGCTTCACCCCCAGCCGGGAGGGCAGCGACTGGATGCAGCGGCAGCTGCTGCTGGCCGAGGGCATCCCGGTGGATGCCGAGGGCAAGCTGCCACTGGGGCGCTATCTGTGGGTGCCGCCCCTGGACCCGCCGCCGCTTGGTTGA
- a CDS encoding FKBP-type peptidyl-prolyl cis-trans isomerase translates to MAVTVQVLRKADKGALVRPGDRVAVFYEGFLTNGLRFDGNYDFKNYRATRNFFQFVLGSGQVIPGWDQALANKRLGSVLKLRIPPELAYGPNGRAPFIPGNATLEFTVQLVAKQSPGEPTASVFRLADFRLNVKKLGIPSEEALLNGVNQTLIGYDTKDRMTGGPRVDLIIGLDKNDKLIGLQGADRLIGGKRKDRFIYKNVTDSLPGQGNRDVILDFSAKQGDKVDLRAIDANPFKAGNQKFRWIGKRKFKGKPGLLRFRNGLLQADLNKDRIPDLEIALANVNKLGRGSVAL, encoded by the coding sequence ATGGCAGTGACTGTGCAGGTGTTGCGCAAGGCCGACAAGGGCGCGCTGGTGAGGCCCGGCGACCGTGTTGCCGTGTTTTATGAAGGCTTTCTGACCAACGGTCTGCGCTTTGACGGCAACTACGACTTCAAGAACTATCGGGCCACCCGCAATTTCTTCCAGTTCGTTCTCGGCAGCGGCCAGGTGATCCCCGGCTGGGATCAGGCCCTGGCCAACAAGCGGCTCGGCAGCGTGCTCAAGCTCCGCATCCCCCCGGAGCTGGCCTATGGCCCCAATGGCCGCGCGCCCTTCATCCCCGGCAACGCCACGCTCGAGTTCACCGTGCAGCTGGTGGCCAAGCAGTCTCCGGGTGAGCCAACCGCTTCGGTGTTCCGCCTCGCCGACTTCCGCCTCAACGTGAAGAAGCTGGGCATCCCCAGCGAGGAGGCGCTGCTGAACGGTGTCAATCAGACGTTGATCGGGTACGACACCAAGGACCGGATGACGGGTGGCCCCAGGGTGGATCTGATCATCGGCCTGGATAAGAACGACAAGCTCATCGGCCTTCAGGGAGCAGACCGGCTGATCGGCGGCAAACGTAAAGATCGCTTCATCTACAAGAATGTGACGGACTCCCTGCCCGGGCAGGGCAACCGCGACGTGATCCTCGACTTCTCCGCCAAGCAAGGCGACAAGGTGGATCTGCGTGCCATCGACGCCAACCCCTTCAAGGCGGGCAATCAGAAGTTCCGCTGGATCGGCAAGCGCAAGTTCAAGGGCAAGCCGGGGTTGCTGCGCTTCCGCAACGGATTGCTCCAGGCCGACCTGAACAAGGACCGCATCCCGGATCTGGAAATCGCCCTGGCCAACGTGAACAAGCTGGGCCGTGGCAGCGTGGCGCTCTGA
- the glyQ gene encoding glycine--tRNA ligase subunit alpha — translation MHFQDIIGTLNRFWAEQGCLILQPYDTEKGAGTMSPHTVLRAIGPEPWAVAYPEPCRRPTDGRYGDNPNRAQHYFQYQVLIKPSPDAIQETYLASLEALGIRAADHDIRFVEDNWESPTLGAWGVGWEVWLDGMEVTQFTYFQQCGGLDCRPVSIEITYGLERLAMYLQDVESIWDLAWNGSRSYGDIWLPFEKGQCTYNFEASSPERLQQLFGLYEAEAADLVARGLPAPALDFVLKCSHTFNLLEARGVISVTERTATIARIRALARQVAEAWLAEREALGFPLLPDAAPAASPALAA, via the coding sequence ATGCATTTCCAGGACATCATCGGCACCCTCAACCGCTTCTGGGCTGAGCAGGGCTGCCTGATCCTGCAGCCCTACGACACGGAGAAGGGGGCCGGCACCATGAGCCCCCACACGGTGCTGCGGGCGATCGGGCCCGAACCCTGGGCCGTGGCCTACCCCGAGCCCTGCCGCCGCCCCACCGACGGCCGCTATGGCGACAATCCCAACCGGGCCCAGCACTATTTCCAGTACCAGGTGCTGATCAAGCCCTCGCCCGACGCGATCCAGGAGACCTACCTGGCTTCGCTGGAAGCCCTCGGCATCCGCGCCGCCGACCACGACATCCGCTTCGTGGAGGACAACTGGGAATCCCCCACCCTCGGCGCCTGGGGGGTGGGCTGGGAGGTGTGGCTCGACGGCATGGAGGTGACCCAGTTCACCTACTTCCAGCAGTGCGGCGGTCTCGACTGCCGGCCCGTGTCGATCGAGATCACCTACGGCCTCGAGCGTCTGGCGATGTACCTGCAGGACGTGGAGAGCATCTGGGACCTGGCCTGGAACGGCAGCCGCAGCTACGGCGACATCTGGCTGCCCTTCGAGAAGGGGCAGTGCACCTACAACTTCGAGGCCTCCAGCCCCGAGCGGCTGCAGCAGCTGTTCGGCCTCTACGAGGCGGAGGCGGCCGACCTGGTGGCCAGGGGTCTGCCCGCCCCGGCCCTCGATTTCGTGCTCAAGTGCAGCCACACCTTCAACCTGCTGGAGGCCCGCGGCGTGATCTCGGTGACGGAGCGCACCGCCACCATCGCCCGCATCCGCGCCCTGGCCCGCCAGGTGGCGGAGGCCTGGCTGGCGGAGCGGGAGGCCCTCGGCTTTCCGCTGTTGCCGGACGCTGCGCCAGCTGCCAGCCCTGCTCTGGCGGCATGA
- the ubiE gene encoding bifunctional demethylmenaquinone methyltransferase/2-methoxy-6-polyprenyl-1,4-benzoquinol methylase UbiE, with translation MGSFRPGDPRQVQDLFEQIAPRYDLLNDLLSLGQHRLWKRQAIAWLRPRPGQILLDLCCGTGDLALVMAAAVRPGGRVIGLDAAAAPLRLAAARAALQPWLPLQWLQADALATGLDAGMAHGVTMAYGLRNLADPGAGLAEVLRLLRPGGRAAVLDFNRADATKLQGRITARVQRLCLRGVVVPAATLAGLREHYAYLEASLERFPTGAALVEQALELGFRQARHRPLAGGLMGLLELQA, from the coding sequence ATGGGCAGCTTTAGGCCGGGCGATCCGCGCCAGGTTCAGGACCTCTTCGAGCAGATCGCCCCGCGCTACGACCTTCTCAACGACCTGCTCAGCCTGGGGCAGCACCGCCTCTGGAAGCGCCAGGCCATCGCCTGGCTGCGGCCGCGGCCGGGACAGATCCTGCTGGACCTCTGCTGCGGCACCGGCGATCTGGCCCTGGTGATGGCGGCCGCGGTCAGGCCGGGTGGCCGCGTGATCGGCCTCGACGCCGCCGCTGCGCCCCTGCGCCTGGCGGCCGCGAGGGCGGCTCTCCAGCCCTGGCTGCCGCTCCAGTGGCTGCAGGCCGATGCCCTCGCCACCGGCCTCGATGCCGGGATGGCCCACGGGGTGACGATGGCCTACGGCCTGCGCAACCTCGCCGATCCGGGGGCCGGCCTGGCCGAGGTGCTGCGCCTGCTGCGGCCCGGGGGGCGCGCCGCCGTGCTCGATTTCAACCGCGCTGATGCCACCAAGCTGCAGGGCCGGATCACCGCCCGGGTGCAGCGCCTCTGCCTGCGGGGCGTGGTGGTGCCGGCCGCCACCCTGGCGGGGCTGCGGGAGCACTACGCCTACCTGGAGGCCAGCCTGGAGCGCTTCCCCACGGGTGCGGCCCTGGTGGAGCAGGCGCTGGAGCTGGGGTTCCGCCAGGCGCGCCACCGCCCCCTGGCCGGCGGGCTGATGGGCCTGCTGGAGCTGCAGGCCTGA
- the trmH gene encoding tRNA (guanosine(18)-2'-O)-methyltransferase TrmH, translated as MPLLPRRFERLQAVLNRRMADLTVLLEHVEKPHNLSAILRSCDAVGVLEAHAVCLKGRLPTFNSTAQGSQKWVPLHRHPSAAAALQSLREQGFRLYGTHLSAEAVDYRSCDFTGPTAFVLGAEKWGLSPECAGLVDQAIVIPMSGMVQSLNVSVATATLLFEALRQRQAAGTVPSAGEGLAPERYRALLFEWAYPEVAAWCQREGRPYPELDGEGAITEALPRSIRMRC; from the coding sequence ATGCCGCTGCTGCCCCGCCGCTTCGAGCGCCTGCAGGCGGTGCTCAACCGCCGCATGGCCGACCTCACGGTGCTGCTGGAGCACGTGGAGAAGCCCCACAACCTCTCGGCGATCCTGCGCAGCTGCGATGCGGTGGGGGTGCTGGAGGCCCATGCGGTGTGCCTGAAGGGGCGGCTGCCCACGTTCAACAGCACGGCCCAGGGCAGCCAGAAGTGGGTGCCGCTGCATCGCCACCCCAGCGCGGCGGCCGCGCTGCAGAGCCTCAGGGAGCAGGGGTTCCGCCTCTACGGCACGCACCTCAGCGCCGAGGCGGTGGACTACCGCAGCTGCGATTTCACCGGCCCCACCGCCTTCGTGCTGGGAGCCGAGAAGTGGGGCCTCAGCCCGGAATGCGCCGGCCTGGTGGACCAGGCCATCGTGATTCCCATGAGCGGCATGGTGCAGTCGCTCAACGTGAGCGTGGCCACCGCCACCCTGCTGTTCGAGGCCCTGCGGCAGCGCCAGGCCGCCGGCACGGTGCCCAGCGCCGGCGAGGGGCTGGCGCCGGAGCGCTACCGGGCGCTGCTGTTCGAGTGGGCCTATCCGGAGGTGGCGGCCTGGTGCCAGCGGGAGGGCAGGCCCTACCCGGAGCTGGATGGGGAGGGGGCGATCACCGAAGCCCTGCCCCGCTCGATCCGGATGCGCTGCTAG
- a CDS encoding DUF2862 domain-containing protein: MAQAATINVGSKVRVLRVRDRIPADLVEALQSDPTGTVTGFRTVDGQGIGVVVELGAGQSAWFFDDEITLA; encoded by the coding sequence ATGGCCCAGGCTGCCACGATCAACGTGGGTTCCAAGGTGCGCGTGCTGCGCGTGCGTGATCGCATTCCGGCCGATCTGGTGGAGGCCCTCCAGAGCGATCCCACCGGCACCGTCACCGGCTTCCGCACCGTGGACGGCCAGGGCATCGGTGTGGTGGTGGAGCTGGGCGCCGGCCAGAGCGCCTGGTTCTTCGACGACGAAATCACCCTCGCCTGA
- a CDS encoding 16S rRNA (cytosine(967)-C(5))-methyltransferase, whose protein sequence is MVDSASADASSVPVSSAPAPATGLAPRLLAWEVLLAVGGGAYADVALERALQRSALEGPDRALATELAYGAIRQRRLLDAWLDALGRVSSQRQPPRLRWLLHLGLYQILFSTRVPAAAAVSTTVELAKRGGLARLAPVANGLLRQALRRHASPAAPPWEGLTLPSDAAGSLGLRQSLPDWLAALLLQWLPPERAEAFASAANQPPALDLRVNPLRCSRDSLLAAFAAAGIDAAALPHSPHALTLEGRVGDLRRLPGFREGHWSVQDRNAQRVVPLLHPRPGERLLDACAAPGGKCTQMAECLGGDGEVWAVDRSAARLQRLERNAARLGLNGVNTLAADAAALAELRPEWLGQFDGILVDAPCSGLGTLARHADARWRLQPGAIAELAALQRRLLEGLLPLLRPGGRLVYATCTVHPQENGAVVEALLAAHPGWRGLEQWQAWPEPAGGDGFFAALLQAP, encoded by the coding sequence TTGGTTGATTCCGCCTCCGCCGATGCGTCCTCGGTTCCGGTGTCGTCCGCTCCGGCGCCGGCCACTGGTCTGGCGCCACGGCTGCTCGCCTGGGAGGTGCTGCTGGCGGTGGGCGGCGGCGCCTACGCCGATGTGGCACTGGAGCGGGCCCTGCAGCGCAGCGCCCTCGAGGGGCCCGACCGGGCCCTGGCCACCGAGCTGGCCTACGGCGCCATCCGCCAGCGGCGGCTGCTCGACGCCTGGCTCGACGCCCTCGGCCGGGTGAGCAGCCAGCGCCAGCCGCCGCGGCTGCGCTGGCTGCTCCATCTCGGGCTCTACCAGATCCTCTTCAGCACGCGGGTGCCGGCCGCCGCCGCCGTGAGCACCACGGTGGAACTGGCCAAGCGCGGCGGCCTGGCCCGCCTGGCTCCAGTGGCCAACGGCCTGCTGCGGCAGGCCCTGCGCCGGCACGCTTCGCCCGCCGCTCCCCCCTGGGAGGGCCTCACCCTGCCGAGCGATGCGGCCGGCAGCCTGGGCCTGCGCCAGTCCCTGCCGGACTGGCTGGCCGCGCTGCTGCTCCAGTGGCTGCCGCCGGAGCGGGCCGAGGCCTTCGCCAGTGCCGCCAACCAGCCTCCCGCCCTCGACCTGCGGGTGAACCCGCTGCGCTGCAGCCGCGACAGCCTGCTGGCCGCCTTCGCCGCGGCCGGCATCGATGCCGCGGCCCTGCCCCACAGCCCCCATGCCCTCACGCTCGAAGGGCGGGTGGGGGATCTGCGCCGCCTGCCGGGCTTCCGGGAGGGGCACTGGAGCGTGCAGGACCGCAACGCCCAGCGGGTGGTGCCCCTGCTCCATCCCCGGCCAGGCGAGCGCCTGCTGGATGCCTGCGCCGCCCCCGGCGGCAAGTGCACCCAGATGGCCGAGTGCCTCGGCGGTGATGGGGAGGTGTGGGCGGTGGATCGCTCCGCAGCCAGGCTGCAGCGGCTGGAGCGCAATGCGGCCCGGCTGGGGCTGAATGGCGTGAACACCCTGGCCGCCGATGCCGCTGCCCTGGCGGAGCTGCGGCCCGAATGGCTCGGCCAGTTCGATGGAATCCTGGTGGATGCCCCCTGCTCAGGGCTCGGCACCCTGGCCCGCCATGCCGATGCCCGCTGGCGGTTGCAGCCCGGCGCGATCGCGGAGCTGGCGGCCCTGCAGCGCCGGCTGCTGGAGGGTCTGCTGCCGCTGCTGCGGCCGGGAGGTCGGCTCGTGTACGCCACCTGCACGGTGCACCCGCAGGAAAACGGCGCGGTGGTGGAGGCGCTGCTCGCTGCCCATCCCGGCTGGCGGGGGCTGGAGCAGTGGCAGGCCTGGCCCGAGCCGGCCGGTGGGGATGGTTTTTTTGCCGCCCTGCTGCAGGCGCCCTGA
- a CDS encoding ABC transporter permease, with protein MARWGLLIVLAYGLVAVLTPLLVQAGWLPDPNAGLQNPIYAPPSPQHWCGTDRLGRDVCVRTLAASGVALQVVLLALVVALVVGVPLGMVSGYLGGWVDRLLVLLMDTLYTLPVLLLSVVLAFLLGRGLPNAAAALCVVYIPQYFRVVRNQTAQVKAELYVEAARSLGASAFWILRFYLFRNVITSVPVLLTLNAADAVLVLGGLGFLGLGLPETIPEWGGDLQQALTALPTGIWWTALYPGLAMFVLVLGLSFLGEGLESWLSGEGQAGRAAR; from the coding sequence ATGGCCCGCTGGGGGCTGCTGATCGTGCTCGCCTACGGGCTGGTGGCCGTGCTCACGCCACTGCTGGTTCAGGCCGGCTGGCTGCCCGATCCCAATGCAGGCCTGCAGAACCCCATCTACGCCCCACCCTCGCCCCAGCACTGGTGCGGCACCGACCGCCTCGGCCGCGACGTGTGCGTGCGCACCCTGGCCGCCAGTGGCGTGGCCCTGCAGGTGGTGCTGCTCGCCCTGGTGGTGGCTCTGGTGGTGGGTGTGCCCCTCGGCATGGTGAGCGGCTACCTGGGCGGCTGGGTGGACCGGCTGCTGGTGCTGCTGATGGACACCCTCTACACCCTGCCGGTGCTGCTGCTCTCGGTGGTGCTGGCCTTCCTGCTGGGCCGTGGTCTGCCCAATGCCGCCGCCGCCCTCTGCGTGGTGTACATCCCCCAGTACTTCCGGGTGGTGCGCAACCAGACGGCCCAGGTGAAGGCCGAGCTCTACGTGGAGGCGGCCCGCTCCCTTGGCGCCAGTGCCTTCTGGATCCTGCGTTTCTATCTCTTCCGCAACGTGATCACCTCGGTGCCGGTGCTGCTCACCCTCAATGCCGCCGATGCTGTGCTGGTGCTCGGGGGGCTGGGCTTCCTCGGCCTGGGCCTGCCGGAAACCATCCCCGAGTGGGGCGGCGATCTGCAGCAGGCCCTCACCGCCCTGCCCACCGGCATCTGGTGGACGGCCCTCTACCCGGGCCTGGCCATGTTCGTGCTGGTGCTGGGCCTCTCCTTCCTCGGGGAGGGTCTGGAGAGCTGGCTGAGCGGCGAGGGGCAGGCCGGGCGCGCCGCCCGTTGA
- the hisF gene encoding imidazole glycerol phosphate synthase subunit HisF has translation MVAKRIIPCLDVADGRVVKGVNFVGLRDAGDPVELGCRYSAAGADELVFLDIAASHQGRATLVDLVRRTAEAVTIPFTVGGGIVSVEGITELLRAGADKVSLNSSAVRDPELVSRGADRFGSQCIVVAIDARRRTQPAGAVDQPAGPVWDVYVKGGRENTGLDAVAWARRVVELGAGEILLTSMDGDGTQAGYDLALTRAVADAVPVPVIASGGAGCIDHIAAALSQEPGGGAASAALLASLLHDGVLSVEAIKIDLLARGLPIRPLERVGLD, from the coding sequence ATGGTGGCCAAGCGCATCATCCCCTGCCTCGATGTGGCCGACGGCCGGGTGGTGAAGGGGGTCAACTTCGTGGGCCTGCGGGATGCCGGGGACCCCGTGGAGCTGGGCTGCCGCTACAGCGCCGCCGGCGCCGATGAGCTGGTGTTTCTCGACATCGCCGCCAGCCACCAGGGCCGGGCCACCCTGGTGGATCTGGTGCGGCGCACCGCCGAGGCCGTGACCATCCCCTTCACCGTGGGGGGGGGCATCGTGAGCGTGGAGGGGATCACCGAGCTGCTGCGCGCCGGCGCCGACAAGGTGAGCCTCAACTCCTCGGCGGTGCGGGATCCGGAGCTGGTGAGCCGGGGCGCCGACCGCTTCGGATCCCAGTGCATCGTGGTGGCGATCGATGCACGCCGTCGTACCCAGCCTGCCGGCGCCGTGGATCAGCCCGCCGGCCCTGTCTGGGATGTGTATGTGAAGGGTGGGCGTGAGAACACCGGACTCGATGCGGTGGCCTGGGCCCGCCGGGTGGTGGAGCTGGGCGCCGGGGAGATCCTGCTCACCTCGATGGATGGCGATGGCACCCAGGCGGGCTACGACCTCGCCCTCACCCGCGCGGTGGCCGATGCCGTGCCCGTGCCGGTGATCGCCTCCGGCGGCGCGGGCTGCATCGACCACATCGCTGCCGCCCTCAGCCAGGAGCCCGGTGGCGGCGCCGCCTCGGCCGCCCTGCTGGCCTCCCTGCTCCACGACGGCGTGCTGAGCGTGGAGGCGATCAAGATCGACCTGCTGGCGCGGGGCCTGCCGATCCGGCCGCTGGAGAGAGTGGGTCTCGACTGA
- a CDS encoding transglycosylase domain-containing protein has product MFTGVAAALLGSGVAVGQSVVVGSFDSMLPDARGINHYNRPGTLTILSADGQVVHKVGPVSREKLSASSIPPLVEQAFIAAEDRRFYQHDGIDPLGIARALIRNISQGSVEEGASTITQQLARTVFLSQDRTLVRKVKEAALAGKLERQLTKRQILTEYLNLVYLGSSAYGVADAAWIYYSKNPNQLTLPEAALIAGLPPAPSIYSPLVNPELALERRAIVLRRMQESGYISEAERLEADGAPLGLRPAEPKYWVSRAPYFSSWVQQELADVLTPEQLEVGGVTVRSSVNLAWQAEAQKTINASAPGSMEGALVAMEPGTGLVRALVGGKDYEASQFNRATQALRSPGSTFKLFVYLTALKEGMLPERRVVDKARCFAGYCPKNFGNRYYGTVTMVRALQNSLNVVAVSLLQELGFDKVIATARSLGITGPLGKFYPLALGAEEQTVLDMTAAYAAITNRGVYVKPTPFEEILGPDGELLWSRRSDGDQGRRAVDSDIADGMTWMLEQVVRGGTGGGAALGNRPVAGKTGTSEGGRDLWFIGSIPQLTTGVWLGYDNSRETKSTSVVATYAWRRFMAAITKDLPVLQFPPKPSLSGSWKPAKPTRPAKPAPSRSQPSNPEPTTEDRPPVEDSTAPPGPAEPVAPPAEQPEPPDAPSTPRVGVDPAARPRGPGSTPAPAPAPPPAPPPPPPAPPPPPPPAPAAPAPP; this is encoded by the coding sequence GTGTTCACCGGGGTGGCGGCTGCCCTGCTCGGCAGCGGCGTGGCGGTGGGGCAGTCGGTGGTGGTGGGCAGCTTCGACAGCATGCTGCCCGATGCCCGGGGCATCAACCACTACAACCGGCCCGGCACCCTCACCATCCTCTCGGCCGACGGCCAGGTGGTGCACAAAGTGGGCCCCGTGTCCCGCGAGAAGCTCTCGGCCAGCTCGATCCCGCCCCTGGTGGAGCAGGCCTTCATCGCCGCCGAAGACCGGCGCTTCTACCAGCACGACGGCATCGACCCGCTGGGCATCGCCCGGGCCCTGATCCGCAACATCTCCCAGGGCTCGGTGGAGGAGGGCGCCAGCACGATCACCCAGCAGCTGGCCCGCACCGTGTTCCTCAGCCAGGACCGCACCCTGGTGCGCAAGGTGAAGGAGGCGGCCCTGGCGGGCAAGCTCGAGCGCCAGCTCACCAAGCGCCAGATCCTCACCGAGTATCTGAACCTGGTGTATCTGGGCTCCAGCGCCTACGGAGTGGCGGATGCGGCCTGGATCTACTACTCCAAGAACCCCAACCAGCTGACCCTGCCGGAGGCGGCCCTGATCGCCGGCCTGCCGCCGGCCCCCTCGATCTATTCGCCGCTGGTGAACCCCGAGCTGGCCCTGGAACGCCGCGCGATCGTGCTGCGCCGCATGCAGGAGTCCGGCTACATCAGCGAGGCCGAGCGGCTGGAAGCCGATGGTGCGCCCCTGGGGCTCAGACCGGCCGAGCCCAAGTACTGGGTGAGCCGGGCGCCCTATTTCAGCAGCTGGGTGCAGCAGGAGCTGGCTGACGTCCTCACCCCCGAGCAGCTGGAGGTGGGCGGCGTCACGGTGCGCAGCAGCGTCAATCTGGCCTGGCAGGCCGAGGCCCAGAAGACGATCAACGCCTCCGCCCCGGGCAGCATGGAAGGCGCCCTGGTGGCGATGGAGCCTGGCACCGGGCTGGTGCGGGCGCTGGTGGGGGGCAAGGACTACGAGGCGAGCCAGTTCAACCGTGCCACCCAGGCCCTGCGATCACCGGGCTCCACCTTCAAACTGTTCGTCTACCTCACGGCCCTGAAGGAGGGGATGCTGCCGGAGCGGCGGGTGGTGGACAAGGCCCGCTGCTTCGCCGGCTACTGCCCCAAGAACTTCGGCAACCGCTACTACGGCACCGTCACCATGGTGCGGGCCCTGCAGAACTCGCTCAACGTGGTGGCGGTGTCTCTGCTGCAGGAGCTGGGATTCGACAAGGTGATCGCCACGGCGCGCAGCCTGGGCATCACCGGCCCGCTCGGCAAGTTCTACCCCCTGGCCCTGGGCGCCGAGGAGCAGACCGTGCTCGACATGACCGCGGCCTATGCGGCCATCACCAACAGAGGTGTGTACGTGAAGCCCACCCCCTTCGAGGAGATCCTGGGCCCCGACGGCGAACTGCTCTGGAGCCGCCGCAGCGACGGCGACCAGGGCCGCCGGGCCGTGGACAGCGACATCGCCGATGGCATGACCTGGATGCTGGAGCAGGTGGTGCGGGGCGGAACGGGCGGTGGCGCGGCCCTCGGCAACCGGCCCGTGGCCGGCAAGACAGGCACGTCGGAAGGAGGCCGCGACCTCTGGTTCATCGGCTCGATTCCCCAGCTCACCACCGGGGTGTGGCTCGGCTACGACAACAGCCGCGAGACCAAGAGCACCAGCGTGGTGGCCACCTATGCCTGGCGGCGCTTCATGGCCGCCATCACCAAGGACCTGCCGGTGCTGCAGTTCCCCCCCAAGCCCAGCCTCAGCGGCAGCTGGAAGCCGGCCAAGCCCACCAGGCCGGCCAAACCCGCCCCCAGCCGCAGCCAGCCGTCGAACCCGGAGCCCACCACCGAAGACAGGCCGCCGGTGGAGGACAGCACGGCGCCGCCGGGTCCGGCCGAGCCCGTGGCCCCGCCCGCCGAGCAACCCGAGCCCCCCGACGCCCCATCGACCCCGCGCGTGGGCGTGGATCCGGCTGCCCGCCCACGGGGCCCCGGCAGCACGCCGGCCCCAGCGCCCGCTCCTCCTCCGGCGCCCCCACCGCCGCCGCCGGCTCCACCACCGCCGCCGCCTCCTGCGCCCGCGGCACCGGCGCCACCCTGA